GGCTGCACGCTCAAGCACTTCCCCGGCTACGGCAACAACCGGGATACCCACACAGGCTTTTCCATCGACGAACGCAGCCTGGAGCACTTCCACGCCAGTGACCTGAAGCCCTTCTCCGCGGGCATCGCAAGCGGCGCGGGCAGCGTGCTTGTGAGCCACAACGTCGTCACCTGCATGGACGGGGAGAACCCCGCCTCCCTCTCGCCCGCGGTGCACACGCTGCTGCGCCAGGAGCTAGGCTTTGAAGGGGTAATCATGTCCGACGACCTTTTGATGGACGCGATCCACAAAAAATACGCCGTGGGCGACGCGGCCGTCAAGGCAGTGCTTGCGGGCAACGATATGCTCATCAGCTCTGAATACGATCAACAGATGCCCGCGGTGATCGCCGCCGTACAGGACGGCACGATCGCCGAGGCATCCATCGATGCCTCGGTCGCGCGGGTGTTGCGCTGGAAGGCGAAGTTGGGGTTAATCGACGCAGGCGCGTAAAGACACATCAACGAATGATGAAAGATAACCGCTCCGGCGCATGGGTTGCGCCGGAGCGGTTTTTATTAAACCGTATTTAATACCTTATACATCTAAGGAATTTCTCCATCACTTTTTTATCATTCCAGTTTCATCATCCATTGCATGATAATATAGCTGCGTTTCCTTTTTTAGCCGCTCCAGCAAACTTGCGTCGATTTCAAAATACAAACAGTTTTGGCACTGCCCATGCGCATCAAGGGATATGTGGGAAAGGGTGCACTGCATATCCTTTTGATAAATGCACCAACTGTTTTCACAAGTCACGCTATCATCCTCTTTTATACCCATTTTACGAATATTTCATCACCGTATGGTCATAGAATCAATAGCACCGTTTGGGCATGCGTTAGAATGCATGCAAGAGAGGTGGTAATGGGCATGCGGTTTGAGCGGCTGCGCGATATGCGCGAAGATGCACAGGCAACGCAGGAAGAAATAGCGGCGCTGTTACATATTCGTCAAAACGTGTACTCGCGTTATGAGACAGGCTATCGCACGCTGCCCATCGAATACCTGATTGTGCTTGCGGATTACTACAACACTTCTACCGATTACCTGCTGGGGCGCACGGACGACCCCACGCCGCCCAAAGGGAGATAAAAGAGGCGCCCGCGTACGCGGGCGCCTGTTACGCTGTTACGTTTAAGTTGTACATCTCGTTTTACAGGGTAGGTCTTTACTCGCGCGGGAGGCACAGAAGGTTGTCCTTCCCGCTTGCGTTTGGTCTTGAACGGACGTATTTCTCGCCGTACTTGCTGGTTGCCGGAACAAGCTTGGGGTAAGGAGGGATGTTCACGCGCACTGCACCTGCATTTTCAACAAGATAATCGTAAACCATTTCCTTGCTGAAATACCCTTCTCCAACCCCATTGGCCAAATAAACGTCTTCAATTTCCAGTAGACTATCGGAATGTGCGCAACCGCGTGTCATCCTGATTTTTGTTGCATACGTCGGGTCCATACATATCATCCTTCCGTTTATCCATTTTGTTTACCAAGATAAAGAGCCTCGTAATAAAACGATCCCCCTTTCCTTTACGGATTGGCACGAAAAGCATTGACATGGACACCCTTAGTTGCTACAGTAAAAAATGTCGAAAGCCATGTTGCTATGGAGCACTGCTTTCCCTTGAAGTGTCGATCATTGCAGTGGAATGATAGTGATCGGCGCTTCTTGTTATCTCTACCCTGATGCGCTCAGAATAGCACAAGCGACTGCTGTCGTCAAGTATCTATACCAAATACTGCAGGTATCATTGAAGGAGCTCATTGCAATCTAATACTGCAGGTATCATTAAAGGAACATAGAGCAATTCTATAGCATTTTGAGGGTCTTCGGGGTATAATAGCATTGTCAGGCAGCTTACCAAGATCGTTTATAACGGTTCTATCTGCCTGTGGGTTGAAAAAATGAACCTGCCGTCTTCGGTTGTGTTTGAGCACAAAAAAGGGGCGCCCGCATATGCGGGCGCCCCTTTTTCACTTCGTCAAATCTTCCCCAGCACCTCATCTGCAAAAAAGGTCTCCACGTCCTCTGGCTTTACAGAAAACACATTGCCGTCCACCGTCACGCAGACGTCGCTCTGGCATTCGCCCTTGCAGAAGGAGCCGGCCAGCTCCACTTTATCGGACACGTTGTGCGCCTTGATCAGGCGCTGGAGGGACTCGATCACCTGATGCGAGCCTTTTAGGTGACAAGCGCTGCCGATACAGATGGTCAATTTCATTTGTATGTTCCCCTTCCTCATCCAAAGATTTGGTCAAACCGGCGTCAGCCGGCCTTTTTCTCGCCGGCAGCCTCCAGCTTGCGCTCATAGGCGCGGTTGCGGAAGTACAGCGCGATATCCGTGCACACCATGATGATGTTCGGGAAATAGAACCAGAAGGCCAGGTTGTAGGTCTGGGTCATCAGCTTGGATGCGATGCCGCACACGTAGCCAAAGGCAATAAAGCACATAAACATCAGGCTTTTGCCCTTGGTGGAGCGGGAGCGCACGGAGCGCACAATCGCCATGGGCCAGGAAAGGCCGAAGCAGACGATCATCAGTGTTTCAAAGACGCTCGCTAAATCTGTAGCCATAGGTAAGTCCATCCTTTACTCGTAATATAGTTGTTATTTTTTACGGGTGTAGTCGGGCAGCAGGCG
Above is a window of Maliibacterium massiliense DNA encoding:
- a CDS encoding NAD(P)H-dependent oxidoreductase subunit E, whose product is MKLTICIGSACHLKGSHQVIESLQRLIKAHNVSDKVELAGSFCKGECQSDVCVTVDGNVFSVKPEDVETFFADEVLGKI
- a CDS encoding DUF3892 domain-containing protein, which encodes MDPTYATKIRMTRGCAHSDSLLEIEDVYLANGVGEGYFSKEMVYDYLVENAGAVRVNIPPYPKLVPATSKYGEKYVRSRPNASGKDNLLCLPRE
- a CDS encoding helix-turn-helix transcriptional regulator, which encodes MRFERLRDMREDAQATQEEIAALLHIRQNVYSRYETGYRTLPIEYLIVLADYYNTSTDYLLGRTDDPTPPKGR